A stretch of the Pedobacter sp. MC2016-14 genome encodes the following:
- the purL gene encoding phosphoribosylformylglycinamidine synthase — translation MIYFFSNEVNTVFAVQLERTLTSSDISKLSWLFGGAELKQEHVLTDYFVGPRAAMVTPWSTNAVEITQNMDIQGIVRIEEFVKVEAGFSDFDPMLSQKYGELNQELYAISLQPESILEIDNIAEYNQQEGLSLSEEEIEYLDKLAVKLGRKLTDSEVFGFSQVNSEHCRHKIFNGTFVIDGEEQPVSLFKMIRKTSEANPNGIVSAYKDNVAFVKGPVVQQFAPKRADVPEYYEIKDFEAVISLKAETHNFPTTVEPFNGAATGAGGEIRDRLAGGQGSLPLAGTAVYMTALSRLTEDRPWENAVQERKWLYQTPVDILIKASNGASDFGNKFGQPLITGSVLTFEHEENSRTLGYDKVIMQAGGIGYGKADQAKKATPSLNDKIVILGGENYRIGMGGAAVSSADTGALGTGIELNAIQRSNPEMQKRAANAVRGMVESDHNTIVSIHDHGAGGHLNCLSELVEETGGKIDLDKLPVGDPTLSAKEIIGNESQERMGLVIGAEHLDTLQKIADRERSPMYTVGEVTGDHRFTFESATTGAKPMDLKMEDMFGSSPKVVMQDKTVERTYEAVAYDVAQLDTYLEQVLQLEAVASKDWLTNKVDRCVGGRVAKQQCAGPLQLPLNNCGVMALDYQGKDGIATSIGHAPLSALINPAAGSRNAIAESLSNLIWAPLKDGLKSVSLSANWMWACKNEGEDARLYAAVKACSEFAIDLGINIPTGKDSLSMKQKYKDGEVIAPGTVIISAAGHCDDITAVVEPVLQKNGGSIYYINLSADAYKLGGSSFAQILNKIGTETPDILNAAEFKNTFNTLQEAIKAGYIQAGHDIGSGGLITTLLELCFADRNLGAAVDLSALGNQDIITKLFAENIGIVFQADEAAEALLNKNGVVFHKIGKVNSVPVLEVKDATGNWNFDVDQLRDSWFKTSYLLDQKQSGPVKAKERFDNYKNHVLNYSFPLQFDGKRPVIDSAKPRPKAAVIREKGSNSERELANAMYLAGFDVKDVHMTDLISGRETLEDIQFIGAVGGFSNSDVLGSAKGWAGAFLYNEKAKTALENFFKREDTLSVGICNGCQLFVELGLINPTQEEKPKMLHNDSHKHESGFTSVTIQENNSVMLSGLAGATLGVWISHGEGKFQLPYAEDQYNIVAKYGYESYPANPNGSDYNTAMMCDVTGRHLVMMPHIERSIFQWNWANYPEGRKDEVTPWISAFVNARKWLEA, via the coding sequence ATGATTTATTTCTTCTCCAACGAGGTCAACACCGTTTTTGCTGTACAACTGGAACGCACACTCACATCTTCAGATATTTCGAAATTAAGCTGGCTTTTTGGCGGTGCCGAACTGAAACAGGAACACGTATTGACTGATTATTTTGTAGGTCCGCGTGCAGCAATGGTTACGCCATGGAGCACCAATGCGGTAGAGATTACCCAGAACATGGATATCCAGGGCATCGTAAGGATTGAAGAGTTTGTTAAAGTTGAAGCAGGTTTTTCTGATTTCGATCCCATGCTTTCTCAAAAATACGGAGAACTGAACCAGGAATTATATGCCATCAGTTTACAGCCGGAGTCGATCTTAGAAATTGACAACATTGCTGAATATAACCAGCAGGAGGGACTATCGCTTAGCGAGGAAGAGATTGAATACCTTGATAAATTAGCTGTAAAACTAGGTCGTAAACTGACGGACTCTGAAGTTTTTGGCTTTTCTCAGGTAAATTCAGAACATTGTCGCCATAAAATCTTTAACGGAACTTTTGTAATTGACGGAGAAGAACAGCCGGTTTCTTTGTTTAAAATGATCCGTAAAACTTCAGAAGCAAATCCAAATGGAATTGTATCTGCCTACAAAGATAACGTTGCCTTTGTAAAAGGCCCCGTAGTACAGCAATTTGCACCTAAACGTGCAGACGTGCCAGAATACTATGAGATCAAAGATTTTGAAGCTGTAATTTCATTAAAAGCAGAAACACATAATTTTCCAACCACTGTAGAACCATTTAATGGTGCTGCTACCGGTGCAGGTGGAGAAATCAGGGATAGGTTAGCTGGCGGACAGGGTTCTTTACCATTGGCTGGTACTGCGGTATATATGACTGCATTATCCCGTCTTACGGAAGACAGACCATGGGAAAACGCGGTACAAGAACGTAAATGGTTATACCAAACTCCAGTAGATATCTTAATCAAAGCATCAAATGGTGCTTCTGATTTTGGAAATAAATTTGGTCAGCCGCTGATTACGGGCTCTGTGCTAACTTTTGAACATGAAGAAAATTCAAGGACACTCGGCTACGATAAAGTAATTATGCAAGCCGGTGGTATCGGTTATGGAAAAGCTGATCAGGCAAAAAAAGCTACGCCTTCTTTAAATGACAAGATTGTTATTTTAGGTGGCGAAAATTATAGAATTGGAATGGGAGGGGCGGCGGTTTCTTCTGCTGATACAGGTGCCCTTGGCACTGGTATAGAATTAAATGCAATTCAGCGTTCCAATCCGGAAATGCAGAAAAGAGCAGCCAATGCAGTTCGTGGCATGGTAGAAAGCGATCACAATACCATTGTATCCATTCATGATCATGGTGCAGGTGGACACTTAAACTGTCTTTCTGAACTTGTGGAAGAGACAGGTGGAAAGATTGACCTGGACAAATTGCCTGTAGGCGATCCAACGCTTTCTGCGAAAGAAATTATCGGCAACGAATCTCAGGAACGTATGGGACTGGTAATTGGTGCCGAACATTTGGATACCCTGCAAAAAATTGCGGACAGGGAAAGATCTCCAATGTATACGGTAGGGGAGGTGACGGGCGATCACCGTTTTACCTTTGAATCTGCTACTACCGGCGCCAAACCAATGGACCTGAAAATGGAAGATATGTTTGGTAGCTCTCCGAAGGTAGTGATGCAGGATAAAACCGTAGAAAGAACTTACGAGGCTGTAGCTTACGATGTTGCGCAGCTGGATACTTACCTGGAGCAAGTTTTACAATTGGAGGCTGTGGCTTCTAAAGACTGGTTAACAAATAAAGTAGACCGTTGTGTGGGTGGCCGTGTGGCCAAACAACAATGTGCTGGTCCGCTGCAATTACCGCTCAATAACTGTGGTGTAATGGCACTGGATTACCAGGGTAAAGATGGTATTGCCACTTCTATTGGTCATGCTCCTTTATCTGCTTTAATAAACCCTGCTGCGGGAAGCCGAAATGCTATTGCAGAATCACTTTCAAACCTCATCTGGGCACCATTAAAAGATGGTTTAAAAAGCGTTTCGCTTTCTGCCAACTGGATGTGGGCCTGTAAAAATGAAGGTGAAGATGCCCGCTTATATGCTGCTGTAAAAGCTTGTTCTGAATTTGCTATTGATCTTGGAATTAACATACCTACGGGTAAAGATTCCTTATCCATGAAGCAGAAATATAAAGATGGCGAAGTCATAGCGCCGGGAACAGTAATTATCTCTGCCGCTGGTCATTGTGATGACATTACCGCAGTAGTAGAGCCGGTATTGCAGAAAAACGGAGGCAGTATTTATTACATCAACCTTTCTGCTGATGCTTATAAATTAGGGGGTTCTTCCTTTGCACAGATTTTAAATAAGATAGGTACAGAAACACCTGATATTTTAAATGCAGCTGAATTTAAAAATACTTTTAACACCCTTCAGGAAGCAATTAAAGCAGGTTACATTCAGGCCGGTCATGATATAGGCAGTGGGGGCTTAATCACCACCCTATTAGAACTTTGCTTTGCAGACCGTAATCTTGGTGCTGCGGTAGATCTTTCTGCCTTGGGTAATCAGGACATCATTACTAAGCTTTTTGCTGAAAACATTGGTATCGTGTTTCAGGCTGATGAAGCGGCAGAAGCACTGCTGAATAAAAATGGCGTAGTTTTCCATAAAATAGGAAAGGTAAATTCAGTGCCTGTTTTGGAAGTCAAAGACGCTACAGGAAACTGGAACTTTGATGTTGACCAATTGCGAGATAGTTGGTTTAAAACTTCTTACCTGCTGGATCAAAAACAAAGCGGCCCTGTTAAGGCTAAAGAGCGTTTTGACAACTATAAAAACCATGTGTTAAACTACAGCTTCCCATTACAGTTTGATGGTAAAAGGCCAGTAATAGATTCGGCTAAACCAAGGCCTAAAGCTGCGGTAATCCGTGAAAAAGGTAGTAATTCTGAGCGTGAACTCGCAAATGCAATGTACCTGGCTGGTTTTGATGTTAAAGATGTGCACATGACGGATTTGATCTCAGGCAGGGAAACCCTGGAAGATATTCAGTTTATAGGCGCTGTAGGCGGTTTCTCTAACTCTGATGTTTTAGGTTCAGCTAAGGGATGGGCTGGTGCTTTCCTTTACAATGAGAAAGCAAAGACAGCACTGGAAAACTTCTTTAAACGCGAAGACACTTTATCTGTTGGGATTTGTAATGGCTGTCAGTTATTTGTTGAGCTTGGTTTAATTAACCCAACTCAGGAAGAAAAGCCAAAAATGCTGCATAATGATAGCCATAAACACGAAAGTGGATTTACTTCGGTAACCATTCAGGAAAATAACTCGGTGATGTTGTCTGGTCTTGCAGGAGCTACCCTTGGCGTTTGGATTTCTCATGGAGAAGGAAAATTCCAGTTGCCTTATGCAGAGGATCAGTATAACATTGTGGCTAAATATGGCTACGAAAGTTATCCTGCCAATCCTAACGGCTCAGACTATAACACTGCAATGATGTGCGATGTTACAGGAAGACACCTGGTAATGATGCCACATATTGAGCGTTCCATTTTTCAATGGAACTGGGCTAATTATCCTGAGGGACGTAAAGATGAAGTTACCCCATGGATAAGTGCATTTGTAAACGCCAGAAAATGGTTGGAAGCCTAA
- a CDS encoding nuclear transport factor 2 family protein: METTRQLIEKINQLFLDNDMEAFMGYIADDMVWDMYTSTSGHTTLRGIEEIGNMDPGNMPEKMDFSFDTVVVEGDIAIANGSSTGVTKNGKPYKGNFCDIYQFSGGKIIKMTSYVIDNIEKD, translated from the coding sequence ATGGAAACAACAAGACAACTCATTGAAAAAATTAACCAGCTATTCCTTGATAACGATATGGAGGCATTCATGGGCTATATTGCCGATGATATGGTTTGGGACATGTATACTTCTACCTCTGGACATACCACCCTGAGGGGGATTGAAGAGATCGGCAACATGGATCCGGGAAACATGCCCGAAAAAATGGACTTCAGCTTCGATACTGTTGTAGTTGAAGGCGACATTGCCATCGCGAACGGAAGTAGCACTGGCGTTACCAAGAATGGAAAACCGTATAAAGGAAACTTCTGCGACATTTACCAGTTTAGCGGAGGCAAGATCATTAAAATGACTTCCTACGTAATTGACAACATAGAAAAAGATTAA
- the rnhA gene encoding ribonuclease HI — protein sequence MIEIYTDGAASGNPGPGGYGVVLRSGPYEKELSGGFRMTTNNRMELLAVIVGLSAIKKPGEQVTVYSDSKYVVDSVEKKWVFGWVKTGFKGKKNKDLWKRFLDVYKLHKVNFIWIKGHNAHPENERCDVLAVAAGKNKAALAIDYEFEAERNNPSLL from the coding sequence ATGATTGAGATTTATACAGACGGTGCAGCAAGTGGTAATCCCGGGCCAGGTGGTTATGGAGTGGTTTTACGTTCGGGTCCATACGAAAAAGAACTTAGCGGAGGATTTAGGATGACCACCAATAACAGGATGGAATTACTGGCTGTTATTGTTGGCTTAAGCGCCATTAAAAAACCTGGAGAACAGGTAACCGTCTATTCAGATTCTAAATATGTGGTAGATTCTGTAGAAAAGAAATGGGTATTTGGATGGGTTAAAACCGGTTTTAAAGGTAAAAAGAACAAAGACCTTTGGAAACGTTTCCTTGATGTTTACAAGTTGCATAAAGTAAATTTCATCTGGATTAAAGGTCATAATGCACACCCGGAAAACGAACGCTGTGATGTCTTGGCTGTTGCGGCAGGTAAAAATAAGGCTGCATTGGCTATTGACTACGAATTTGAAGCAGAGCGGAATAATCCTTCTTTATTGTAA
- a CDS encoding SRPBCC family protein has product MESNSVSLQRVIKASPEKVFRAFADQIAYSTWLPPYGFVCTVQHMDFKVGGTFKMTFINFSTGGQHSFGGTILEIEPNQFIKYADKFDDPNLPGEITTSIWLKKVFCGTELKVLQEGIPAVIPAEMCYLGWQESLEKLIRLVEPEIPDA; this is encoded by the coding sequence ATGGAAAGTAATTCAGTGTCCCTGCAACGGGTAATTAAAGCAAGTCCCGAGAAAGTATTTCGGGCATTTGCAGACCAGATAGCGTATTCCACCTGGTTGCCACCCTATGGCTTTGTATGTACAGTACAGCATATGGATTTTAAAGTTGGTGGTACATTTAAAATGACCTTTATTAACTTTAGCACAGGGGGGCAGCATTCATTTGGCGGAACGATCCTTGAAATAGAGCCTAACCAATTTATTAAATATGCAGATAAGTTTGATGATCCAAATTTACCTGGCGAAATTACCACCTCGATATGGCTGAAAAAGGTTTTCTGCGGTACAGAACTTAAAGTGCTTCAGGAAGGAATTCCGGCGGTAATACCAGCTGAAATGTGTTATTTGGGCTGGCAAGAATCTTTAGAGAAATTGATCAGATTGGTAGAACCTGAAATTCCGGATGCTTAA
- a CDS encoding alpha/beta hydrolase, which yields MKTKYLITCIALIHLSCLMASAQNLYPLYKGPVPNSISDTTNEVLTNRAGSNNQTLSKVTVPRIKVYLPEKAKATGAAVVICPGGGYSGLAITHEGDRLAEEFQKIGVAAIILYYRLPSDLSMKDKSIGPLQDAQQAIKTVRERAAEWNVDVNKVGILGFSAGGHLASTAGTHFSKALIPNANNTSVRPDFMVLIYPVISFSDELAHLGSRTNLIGKNPSPEKIKEYSNDLQVTSATPVTFLVHAGDDRGVKVENSLNFYQALHKNGVDAALIVYPKGGHGFGMVNGTTTDKWFDHLKNWMKSQQFIP from the coding sequence ATGAAAACCAAATACTTAATTACCTGTATCGCTTTAATCCATTTATCTTGTTTAATGGCTTCTGCACAAAATTTGTATCCTTTATATAAAGGACCTGTTCCAAATTCTATTTCCGATACCACTAACGAAGTGCTTACTAACCGCGCCGGCAGCAACAACCAAACGCTGTCTAAAGTTACCGTGCCAAGAATTAAAGTCTACCTGCCAGAGAAAGCTAAAGCTACCGGAGCAGCAGTGGTGATTTGTCCGGGAGGCGGATACAGTGGGCTTGCCATTACCCATGAGGGGGACAGGCTGGCAGAAGAATTTCAGAAAATTGGTGTAGCAGCGATTATATTGTATTACCGTTTACCCTCAGATCTTTCTATGAAAGATAAAAGCATAGGACCATTGCAGGATGCTCAGCAAGCTATAAAAACAGTGAGGGAGCGTGCTGCCGAATGGAATGTTGATGTAAATAAAGTGGGGATTTTAGGCTTCTCTGCTGGTGGTCACCTGGCTTCTACAGCAGGAACCCATTTTAGCAAAGCACTGATTCCTAATGCCAACAATACCAGTGTACGTCCTGACTTTATGGTGCTGATTTACCCTGTAATCAGTTTTTCTGATGAACTTGCTCATTTGGGTTCCAGAACAAATCTGATCGGCAAAAATCCTTCTCCAGAGAAGATAAAAGAATACAGTAACGATTTGCAGGTAACCTCAGCAACGCCTGTTACATTTTTAGTACATGCAGGTGATGACCGCGGGGTTAAAGTAGAAAATAGCCTCAATTTTTACCAGGCTTTACATAAAAATGGGGTAGACGCCGCATTGATAGTTTATCCTAAAGGCGGACATGGTTTTGGGATGGTTAACGGAACGACTACAGACAAATGGTTTGACCATTTAAAAAATTGGATGAAGAGCCAGCAATTTATACCATAA
- a CDS encoding DoxX family protein has translation MKKNKIIFWIATAIIILWEGIMPLSTSLFMPEYVTVGTRPLGYPDYFAYTLIIFKVFGVLAIAYPKAPAKLKEWAYAGLTFNLIYAFISHVCVDKNIGFMLMPLVFLGILALSYFYKDKLTSV, from the coding sequence ATGAAGAAGAATAAAATAATTTTTTGGATTGCAACTGCCATCATTATACTTTGGGAGGGTATAATGCCACTAAGTACCAGCCTTTTTATGCCAGAATATGTAACTGTAGGAACAAGGCCCCTGGGTTATCCTGATTACTTTGCCTATACACTTATTATTTTTAAGGTATTTGGCGTTTTAGCAATAGCCTATCCTAAAGCACCAGCTAAGCTAAAAGAATGGGCTTATGCAGGATTAACATTCAATTTAATCTATGCATTCATCAGTCATGTATGCGTAGATAAAAATATTGGCTTTATGTTGATGCCCCTGGTTTTCTTAGGTATCCTTGCCCTTTCGTACTTTTATAAAGATAAATTAACATCAGTCTAA
- a CDS encoding ATP-binding protein, whose product METIDANKIFPAALLNDAYNCRTYDLKQSISLSLKALRISTLLDDKLMMGRSNNHLSLFYMIRGDYKRSIKLAKTAISYFEELNDEKGIADANFNIASVYYKTDHFHLGLVNLSASLSTYRKLNDYHNQARVYKSLGTIYEYFGDQKNALSSYENAIFAARRINDLNLISNAYNPLSGIYLKNNKVAKAFALIEKSIAIKNKTGDVRGLAFAIYGRAKVYIHKGLYELAELDFKRAIEIHLDAGEKLGLGMAYQKLGYLYMQMGKLDLAKQVLEQALEVSNQYNIAFVKFRSNYLLYQIAKQQQDTVKSLAYLELYLHQKEAVINMQTLQVIESYEWMNKMQATEQDNRLQKEKADITEKKDRAEQTAQMKQNFLSTMSHEIRTPLNAVTTITSLLIEKYEGEDKVLLDSLKAASGNLLLVINDILDFTKLDNGKVVLEPRPCELRVLLQQIIKTYENLAIEKGLQLTLVTNITHTECFEIDETKLSQILGNLVSNAIKYTEVGNVVLEANKLEQVESVTHDVAQIRFKVTDTGLGIPKEYFAEMFESFSQPKSITTRKQGGTGLGLAIVKKLVEIYGSQIHFDSAMGRGSVFYFDVNLKSSNSVVKLPVKAQHKLKNKSVLLAEDNMINAMVAKKLLGNWGISTVHAVNGLDVIEKAKSMAFDFILMDIHMPEMNGLDATAYLRANRNLNQQTPIFALTADITIEALENYRSFFTGFLRKPIEIDKLYEALSEVDH is encoded by the coding sequence ATGGAGACAATTGATGCCAATAAAATCTTTCCTGCTGCACTTTTAAACGATGCTTACAATTGTCGTACGTATGATTTAAAGCAAAGCATCAGCCTTTCTTTAAAAGCACTTAGGATTAGTACCCTCCTTGATGATAAATTGATGATGGGCCGAAGCAACAATCATCTTTCCCTTTTTTATATGATCAGGGGCGATTATAAGCGGTCTATCAAACTGGCAAAAACAGCCATATCCTATTTCGAAGAACTAAATGATGAAAAGGGAATTGCGGATGCCAACTTTAACATTGCGAGTGTATATTATAAAACAGATCATTTTCACCTTGGCCTGGTCAATTTAAGTGCGTCACTGTCCACTTATCGCAAGCTTAACGATTACCATAACCAGGCAAGGGTCTACAAATCGCTAGGCACCATTTACGAATATTTCGGCGATCAAAAAAACGCTTTGTCTTCGTATGAAAATGCAATATTTGCAGCCAGAAGGATCAATGACCTTAACCTCATCTCAAATGCTTACAATCCTTTGTCGGGTATTTACCTTAAGAATAATAAGGTAGCCAAGGCATTTGCGCTCATAGAGAAATCAATCGCGATTAAAAATAAGACTGGTGATGTTCGCGGGCTGGCTTTTGCTATTTATGGCAGGGCTAAGGTGTACATTCATAAAGGGCTGTATGAATTGGCAGAACTGGATTTTAAAAGAGCTATTGAAATACATCTGGATGCAGGGGAAAAACTTGGTTTGGGAATGGCTTACCAGAAGCTGGGTTATTTGTACATGCAAATGGGCAAACTGGACTTGGCTAAGCAAGTATTGGAACAGGCACTGGAGGTCAGTAATCAATATAATATCGCCTTTGTGAAATTTAGAAGCAATTATTTATTGTATCAAATTGCCAAACAGCAGCAAGATACAGTAAAGTCTTTGGCCTATCTTGAATTGTACCTCCATCAAAAAGAGGCTGTCATTAATATGCAAACCCTGCAGGTTATTGAAAGTTACGAATGGATGAACAAAATGCAGGCTACCGAGCAGGATAACCGGCTGCAGAAGGAAAAAGCAGATATCACTGAGAAAAAAGACAGGGCGGAGCAGACGGCTCAAATGAAGCAGAATTTCCTTTCTACCATGAGTCATGAAATACGTACGCCATTGAATGCTGTAACAACAATTACCTCTCTTTTGATTGAAAAATATGAAGGAGAAGATAAGGTTTTGCTGGATTCTTTGAAGGCTGCCTCGGGTAACTTGTTACTCGTGATCAATGATATTTTGGATTTTACAAAACTGGACAATGGAAAGGTAGTATTGGAACCGAGGCCTTGTGAGTTGCGTGTACTTTTACAGCAGATCATCAAAACCTACGAGAACCTGGCGATTGAAAAAGGCTTGCAGCTTACCTTAGTCACCAATATAACGCATACAGAATGCTTTGAAATTGACGAAACCAAACTATCGCAGATTTTAGGTAACCTTGTTAGCAATGCCATAAAATATACAGAGGTAGGGAATGTGGTGCTTGAAGCGAATAAACTGGAGCAAGTTGAATCGGTTACGCATGATGTTGCCCAAATAAGGTTTAAGGTTACGGACACGGGACTAGGCATTCCAAAAGAATACTTTGCAGAGATGTTTGAGAGTTTTTCGCAGCCTAAATCTATCACCACACGTAAGCAGGGGGGTACTGGCCTGGGTTTGGCTATAGTTAAAAAGCTGGTGGAAATTTATGGCAGTCAAATTCATTTTGACAGTGCTATGGGCAGAGGTTCGGTTTTTTATTTTGATGTGAATTTAAAAAGCAGTAATTCAGTTGTAAAATTGCCGGTTAAGGCGCAGCATAAACTAAAAAATAAATCGGTATTACTGGCTGAGGACAATATGATTAATGCCATGGTGGCCAAAAAGCTTTTGGGCAACTGGGGAATAAGTACCGTTCATGCGGTAAATGGGCTGGATGTGATTGAAAAAGCTAAATCTATGGCTTTTGATTTTATACTCATGGACATTCATATGCCTGAAATGAACGGACTGGATGCCACGGCCTACTTACGCGCCAACAGGAACCTAAATCAACAAACCCCTATTTTTGCACTTACGGCAGATATTACCATAGAGGCCCTGGAAAATTACAGGAGCTTCTTTACCGGCTTCTTAAGGAAACCTATAGAAATTGATAAGCTCTACGAAGCTTTAAGTGAGGTGGATCACTAA
- a CDS encoding GlxA family transcriptional regulator: MQISVFVPEYGVIEAITPPFRTFNTANELLATFGKKPIFEVEYVGLSTHVPANNGEYIIKTDRLLKDVNKTDLLIIPPTFGDTTKGIADNAEAIPYFKKLYAQGSSLASLCIGAFLLAETGLLNGKKCSTHWAYINEFKKRYPEVDVEEGAILTEFGDIYSSGGANSLWNLILYLVEKFADRETAVMVSKYFALDIGRDSQSQFAIFKGQRNHGDGDIQKVQDYIEKHYSTKISIETLAMLIHSGRRTFERRFKEATHNTSIEYIQRVRVEAAKTYFEGSRKNVSEIMLDVGYTDTKAFRDIFKKFTGLSPIEYRNKFARF; this comes from the coding sequence ATGCAAATTTCCGTTTTTGTACCTGAATACGGCGTAATTGAAGCCATTACACCCCCGTTTAGAACGTTTAACACTGCCAATGAGCTTTTGGCTACATTTGGTAAAAAGCCCATTTTCGAGGTTGAATATGTGGGCCTAAGTACACACGTCCCAGCCAACAATGGCGAGTACATTATAAAAACCGACAGATTACTCAAAGATGTGAATAAAACAGATCTGCTGATTATTCCACCTACATTTGGCGATACGACTAAAGGCATAGCAGACAATGCAGAAGCCATCCCGTATTTTAAAAAGTTATACGCTCAAGGTTCAAGCCTGGCCAGCTTATGTATTGGCGCTTTTCTTTTAGCGGAAACTGGCTTACTCAACGGCAAAAAATGCTCTACACATTGGGCTTACATCAATGAGTTTAAAAAAAGATACCCTGAAGTAGATGTAGAAGAGGGCGCTATACTAACCGAATTTGGTGATATCTACAGTAGCGGCGGTGCAAATAGTTTGTGGAACTTAATCTTATACCTGGTAGAAAAGTTTGCAGACAGAGAAACCGCAGTAATGGTTTCAAAATACTTTGCACTGGATATCGGAAGAGACAGCCAATCCCAGTTCGCCATATTTAAAGGGCAAAGAAATCATGGTGATGGTGACATTCAAAAAGTACAGGACTATATTGAAAAACATTATTCTACTAAAATTTCCATTGAAACTTTAGCCATGTTAATTCATTCAGGCCGTAGGACCTTTGAAAGAAGATTTAAAGAAGCCACTCACAATACTTCAATTGAGTATATCCAAAGGGTACGGGTAGAAGCAGCCAAAACTTATTTTGAAGGTTCCAGGAAAAATGTTTCTGAAATCATGCTGGATGTAGGGTATACAGACACCAAAGCATTTAGAGACATCTTTAAAAAGTTTACCGGATTAAGCCCCATTGAATACAGAAACAAGTTTGCAAGGTTTTAA
- a CDS encoding LLM class flavin-dependent oxidoreductase — MKKIGFLSFGHWAEHPAYQTRSAGDTLLQSIDLSVAAEEIGLDGAYFRVHHFARQLASPFPLLSAIGAKTSKIEIGTGVIDMRYENPLYMVEDAGAADLISGGRLQLGLSRGSPEQVIEGWRKFGYQPEEGETDADMGRKKALEFLDRLKGEGFAQPNPNPMFPNPPGLLRLEPYSEGLRERIWWGAASNATAVWAAENGMYLQSSTLKFDESGKPFHIQQAEQIRLYKEAWKKAGHEREPRVSVSRSIFALVNEQDRYYFGQQGKGADSFGYIEADQRAVFGKSYAAEPDQLIKELAQDEAIQEADTLLLTIPNTLGVDYNIHVLSAILEHVAPGLGWK; from the coding sequence ATGAAGAAAATAGGATTTTTATCATTCGGGCATTGGGCTGAACATCCCGCTTATCAAACGCGCAGCGCAGGCGATACCTTGCTGCAATCCATAGATTTAAGTGTTGCCGCTGAAGAAATAGGTTTAGATGGGGCCTATTTTAGGGTACATCATTTTGCGCGCCAGTTGGCATCACCATTTCCCTTGCTTTCGGCTATTGGCGCTAAAACCAGCAAAATAGAGATTGGCACAGGTGTGATTGATATGCGCTATGAAAACCCGTTGTATATGGTAGAAGATGCCGGTGCTGCAGACTTGATTTCCGGTGGACGATTGCAATTGGGGCTCAGCCGCGGATCACCAGAACAGGTGATTGAAGGTTGGCGTAAGTTTGGTTATCAGCCTGAAGAGGGAGAAACGGATGCGGATATGGGTAGAAAGAAAGCCCTGGAGTTTTTAGATCGTTTAAAAGGCGAAGGTTTTGCCCAGCCTAATCCTAATCCGATGTTTCCGAACCCGCCGGGTTTGTTGCGTTTAGAACCGTATTCTGAGGGATTACGGGAAAGGATTTGGTGGGGTGCCGCCTCTAACGCAACTGCTGTTTGGGCTGCTGAAAATGGTATGTACCTGCAAAGTTCAACACTGAAATTTGACGAAAGTGGTAAGCCTTTTCATATTCAGCAAGCAGAGCAAATCAGATTGTATAAGGAAGCCTGGAAGAAAGCCGGGCATGAGCGCGAGCCAAGGGTTTCAGTAAGTCGTTCCATCTTTGCACTGGTTAACGAACAGGATAGGTACTATTTTGGACAGCAGGGAAAAGGGGCTGATAGTTTTGGTTATATTGAAGCCGACCAACGTGCGGTCTTTGGTAAAAGCTATGCTGCTGAACCGGATCAGCTGATCAAAGAACTGGCGCAGGATGAGGCTATACAGGAAGCGGATACCTTACTGCTGACTATACCGAATACGTTGGGTGTGGATTATAATATCCATGTGCTTTCTGCCATTCTGGAGCATGTTGCCCCTGGCTTAGGCTGGAAATAG